In Temnothorax longispinosus isolate EJ_2023e chromosome 10, Tlon_JGU_v1, whole genome shotgun sequence, a single window of DNA contains:
- the LOC139820738 gene encoding uncharacterized protein isoform X2 — translation MKKCCANILFTGSIKHQLNFPRRCIDRLLNHPFFFRAKTSNCECSNFTKKNIIFSIFERVEYATFLRRFRGQTRTVSRRVMISIKTQHFRFNRILLLLIGLWPYERTRLVQFQITLFFGVVISSVIYQFAPLVFIKCTPDLVIDVLSIALFSGTFAISYQVFWIKVHAMKSLMDELQHICNDLKDKNEIAIITKYGNIAKRLTAIITLFHVGNISTISLLTVSLYLLDAVLLVEKSELRRIFQRAIPKFFIGREKYTYSVFLYYLGAACIGGTVLLGTGMMIVTYCKHACGIFRIARNDPVAGYRIEKAMMVNMENISLENEIIIRKEIILAVDIHRKAVQFSTLLFSTFNGLIFFLIIINVICLSFNLYRVSETMSREGDIGQCCIHFIITVAIFVYLFLANYVGQEITDYNNHVFFTAYNVRWYVTPLHVQRLILFLLQNGSKTFRMSLGGVLSLSIELFATLTKTSLSYFTVVYSMQQ, via the exons ATGAAGAAGTGTTGTGCAAATATTCTCTTTACGGGAAGTATAAAGCATCAGTTGAATTTCCCTCGACGTTGTATCGATCGGTTGCTTAATCACCCGTTTTTTTTCCGTGCAAAAACATCAAACTGCGAGTGTTCCAACTTTACG aaaaaaaacataatattctCGATATTCGAGAGAGTGGAATATGCGACGTTTCTTCGACGTTTTCGCGGTCAAACGCGTACTGTTTCTCGCAGAGTGATGATCTCCATCAAGACTCAGCATTTTAGATTCAATCGGATTCTTCTGCTCTTAATTGGCTTATGGCCTTATGAACGAACAAGACTCGTTCAATTTCAGATAACTTTGTTTTTTGGTGTCGTCATTAGCAGTGTTATATACCAG tTCGCACCACttgtgtttataaaatgcacTCCAGATCTTGTTATCGATGTTCTCTCTATCGCATTGTTTTCTGGTACGTTTGCGATTTCTTATCAAGTTTTTTGGATTAAGGTTCATGCT ATGAAGTCGTTAATGGATGAACTTCAGCATATTTGTAACGATCTAAAGGATAAGAACGAGATTgctattataacaaaatatggAAACATTGCAAAACGTCTTACGGCTATAATTACGT TGTTTCATGTGGGCAACATAAGTACTATTTCGTTACTAACGGTTTCACTGTATCTTCTTGATGCTGTATTGCTCGTAGAGAAGTCTGAATTACGtcgcattttccaaagagctATACCTAAATTCTTCATTGGCCgtgaaaaatatacgtattcggtatttctgtattatttgGGAGCTGCTTGTATAGGAGGTACTGTATTGCTAGGAACGGGAATGATGATTGTAACATACTGCAAACATGCCTGTGGAATATTTAGAATCGCCag AAATGATCCTGTTGCAGG TTACCGTATCGAGAAAGCAATGATGgtaaatatggaaaatattagcCTGGAAAATGAGATTATAATTCGTAAGGAAATAATTCTTGCCGTAGATATTCATCGCAAAGCTGTCCA gttctctacgcttttGTTCTCCACCTTTaatggattaatattttttttgataataattaatgtgatTTGTTTGAGCTTTAATCTTTATAGA gtatctgaaacCATGTCACGAGAGGGCGATATCGGACAATGTtgtattcattttataattacggttgcaatttttgtatatttgtttCTAGCCAATTATGTTGGACAAGAAATTACCGATTACAATAATCACGTATTTTTTACCGC ATACAATGTTCGGTGGTACGTAACACCTTTGCACGTACAAAGGTTGATACTATTTCTTTTGCAAAATGGCAGCAAAACTTTTCGCATGTCTCTTGGTGGAGTGTTGTCACTTTCCATCGAACTTTTTGCCACG TTAACAAAGACATCGTTATCCTACTTCACCGTTGTATATTCTATGCAACAGTGa
- the LOC139820738 gene encoding uncharacterized protein isoform X5, with translation MKKCCANILFTGSIKHQLNFPRRCIDRLLNHPFFFRAKTSNCECSNFTKKNIIFSIFERVEYATFLRRFRGQTRTVSRRVMISIKTQHFRFNRILLLLIGLWPYERTRLVQFQITLFFGVVISSVIYQFAPLVFIKCTPDLVIDVLSIALFSGTFAISYQVFWIKVHAMKSLMDELQHICNDLKDKNEIAIITKYGNIAKRLTAIITLFHVGNISTISLLTVSLYLLDAVLLVEKSELRRIFQRAIPKFFIGREKYTYSVFLYYLGAACIGGTVLLGTGMMIVTYCKHACGIFRIASYRIEKAMMVNMENISLENEIIIRKEIILAVDIHRKAVQFSTLLFSTFNGLIFFLIIINVICLSFNLYRVSETMSREGDIGQCCIHFIITVAIFVYLFLANYVGQEITDYNNHVFFTAYNVRWYVTPLHVQRLILFLLQNGSKTFRMSLGGVLSLSIELFATLTKTSLSYFTVVYSMQQ, from the exons ATGAAGAAGTGTTGTGCAAATATTCTCTTTACGGGAAGTATAAAGCATCAGTTGAATTTCCCTCGACGTTGTATCGATCGGTTGCTTAATCACCCGTTTTTTTTCCGTGCAAAAACATCAAACTGCGAGTGTTCCAACTTTACG aaaaaaaacataatattctCGATATTCGAGAGAGTGGAATATGCGACGTTTCTTCGACGTTTTCGCGGTCAAACGCGTACTGTTTCTCGCAGAGTGATGATCTCCATCAAGACTCAGCATTTTAGATTCAATCGGATTCTTCTGCTCTTAATTGGCTTATGGCCTTATGAACGAACAAGACTCGTTCAATTTCAGATAACTTTGTTTTTTGGTGTCGTCATTAGCAGTGTTATATACCAG tTCGCACCACttgtgtttataaaatgcacTCCAGATCTTGTTATCGATGTTCTCTCTATCGCATTGTTTTCTGGTACGTTTGCGATTTCTTATCAAGTTTTTTGGATTAAGGTTCATGCT ATGAAGTCGTTAATGGATGAACTTCAGCATATTTGTAACGATCTAAAGGATAAGAACGAGATTgctattataacaaaatatggAAACATTGCAAAACGTCTTACGGCTATAATTACGT TGTTTCATGTGGGCAACATAAGTACTATTTCGTTACTAACGGTTTCACTGTATCTTCTTGATGCTGTATTGCTCGTAGAGAAGTCTGAATTACGtcgcattttccaaagagctATACCTAAATTCTTCATTGGCCgtgaaaaatatacgtattcggtatttctgtattatttgGGAGCTGCTTGTATAGGAGGTACTGTATTGCTAGGAACGGGAATGATGATTGTAACATACTGCAAACATGCCTGTGGAATATTTAGAATCGCCag TTACCGTATCGAGAAAGCAATGATGgtaaatatggaaaatattagcCTGGAAAATGAGATTATAATTCGTAAGGAAATAATTCTTGCCGTAGATATTCATCGCAAAGCTGTCCA gttctctacgcttttGTTCTCCACCTTTaatggattaatattttttttgataataattaatgtgatTTGTTTGAGCTTTAATCTTTATAGA gtatctgaaacCATGTCACGAGAGGGCGATATCGGACAATGTtgtattcattttataattacggttgcaatttttgtatatttgtttCTAGCCAATTATGTTGGACAAGAAATTACCGATTACAATAATCACGTATTTTTTACCGC ATACAATGTTCGGTGGTACGTAACACCTTTGCACGTACAAAGGTTGATACTATTTCTTTTGCAAAATGGCAGCAAAACTTTTCGCATGTCTCTTGGTGGAGTGTTGTCACTTTCCATCGAACTTTTTGCCACG TTAACAAAGACATCGTTATCCTACTTCACCGTTGTATATTCTATGCAACAGTGa
- the LOC139820738 gene encoding uncharacterized protein isoform X4: MKKCCANILFTGSIKHQLNFPRRCIDRLLNHPFFFRAKTSNCECSNFTKKNIIFSIFERVEYATFLRRFRGQTRTVSRRVMISIKTQHFRFNRILLLLIGLWPYERTRLVQFQITLFFGVVISSVIYQFAPLVFIKCTPDLVIDVLSIALFSGTFAISYQVFWIKVHAMKSLMDELQHICNDLKDKNEIAIITKYGNIAKRLTAIITLFHVGNISTISLLTVSLYLLDAVLLVEKSELRRIFQRAIPKFFIGREKYTYSVFLYYLGAACIGGTVLLGTGMMIVTYCKHACGIFRIASYRIEKAMMVNMENISLENEIIIRKEIILAVDIHRKAVQFSTLLFSTFNGLIFFLIIINVICLSFNLYRISETMSREDDIEQCCIHFVITFAIFAFLFIANYTGQEITDYNNHVFFTAYNGRWYVTPVHVQRLILFLLQNGSKTFRVSFGGVLSLSIELFATLTKASLSYFTVVYSIYATVM, translated from the exons ATGAAGAAGTGTTGTGCAAATATTCTCTTTACGGGAAGTATAAAGCATCAGTTGAATTTCCCTCGACGTTGTATCGATCGGTTGCTTAATCACCCGTTTTTTTTCCGTGCAAAAACATCAAACTGCGAGTGTTCCAACTTTACG aaaaaaaacataatattctCGATATTCGAGAGAGTGGAATATGCGACGTTTCTTCGACGTTTTCGCGGTCAAACGCGTACTGTTTCTCGCAGAGTGATGATCTCCATCAAGACTCAGCATTTTAGATTCAATCGGATTCTTCTGCTCTTAATTGGCTTATGGCCTTATGAACGAACAAGACTCGTTCAATTTCAGATAACTTTGTTTTTTGGTGTCGTCATTAGCAGTGTTATATACCAG tTCGCACCACttgtgtttataaaatgcacTCCAGATCTTGTTATCGATGTTCTCTCTATCGCATTGTTTTCTGGTACGTTTGCGATTTCTTATCAAGTTTTTTGGATTAAGGTTCATGCT ATGAAGTCGTTAATGGATGAACTTCAGCATATTTGTAACGATCTAAAGGATAAGAACGAGATTgctattataacaaaatatggAAACATTGCAAAACGTCTTACGGCTATAATTACGT TGTTTCATGTGGGCAACATAAGTACTATTTCGTTACTAACGGTTTCACTGTATCTTCTTGATGCTGTATTGCTCGTAGAGAAGTCTGAATTACGtcgcattttccaaagagctATACCTAAATTCTTCATTGGCCgtgaaaaatatacgtattcggtatttctgtattatttgGGAGCTGCTTGTATAGGAGGTACTGTATTGCTAGGAACGGGAATGATGATTGTAACATACTGCAAACATGCCTGTGGAATATTTAGAATCGCCag TTACCGTATCGAGAAAGCAATGATGgtaaatatggaaaatattagcCTGGAAAATGAGATTATAATTCGTAAGGAAATAATTCTTGCCGTAGATATTCATCGCAAAGCTGTCCA gttctctacgcttttGTTCTCCACCTTTaatggattaatattttttttgataataattaatgtgatTTGTTTGAGCTTTAATCTTTATAGA ATATCTGAAACCATGTCACGAGAGGACGATATCGAACAATGTTGTATTCATTTTGTAATTACGTTTGCAATTTTTGCATTCTTGTTTATAGCTAATTATACCGGACAAGAAATTACCGATTACAATAATCACGTATTTTTTACCGC ATACAATGGTCGGTGGTACGTAACACCTGTGCACGTACAAAGGTTGATACTATTTCTTTTGCAAAATGGCAGCAAAACTTTTCGCGTGTCTTTTGGTGGAGTGTTGTCACTTTCCATCGAACTTTTCGCCACG TTAACAAAGGCATCGTTATCCTACTTCACCGTTGTATATTCTATCTATGCAACAGTGATGTAA
- the LOC139820738 gene encoding uncharacterized protein isoform X1: MKKCCANILFTGSIKHQLNFPRRCIDRLLNHPFFFRAKTSNCECSNFTKKNIIFSIFERVEYATFLRRFRGQTRTVSRRVMISIKTQHFRFNRILLLLIGLWPYERTRLVQFQITLFFGVVISSVIYQFAPLVFIKCTPDLVIDVLSIALFSGTFAISYQVFWIKVHAMKSLMDELQHICNDLKDKNEIAIITKYGNIAKRLTAIITLFHVGNISTISLLTVSLYLLDAVLLVEKSELRRIFQRAIPKFFIGREKYTYSVFLYYLGAACIGGTVLLGTGMMIVTYCKHACGIFRIARNDPVAGYRIEKAMMVNMENISLENEIIIRKEIILAVDIHRKAVQFSTLLFSTFNGLIFFLIIINVICLSFNLYRISETMSREDDIEQCCIHFVITFAIFAFLFIANYTGQEITDYNNHVFFTAYNGRWYVTPVHVQRLILFLLQNGSKTFRVSFGGVLSLSIELFATLTKASLSYFTVVYSIYATVM, encoded by the exons ATGAAGAAGTGTTGTGCAAATATTCTCTTTACGGGAAGTATAAAGCATCAGTTGAATTTCCCTCGACGTTGTATCGATCGGTTGCTTAATCACCCGTTTTTTTTCCGTGCAAAAACATCAAACTGCGAGTGTTCCAACTTTACG aaaaaaaacataatattctCGATATTCGAGAGAGTGGAATATGCGACGTTTCTTCGACGTTTTCGCGGTCAAACGCGTACTGTTTCTCGCAGAGTGATGATCTCCATCAAGACTCAGCATTTTAGATTCAATCGGATTCTTCTGCTCTTAATTGGCTTATGGCCTTATGAACGAACAAGACTCGTTCAATTTCAGATAACTTTGTTTTTTGGTGTCGTCATTAGCAGTGTTATATACCAG tTCGCACCACttgtgtttataaaatgcacTCCAGATCTTGTTATCGATGTTCTCTCTATCGCATTGTTTTCTGGTACGTTTGCGATTTCTTATCAAGTTTTTTGGATTAAGGTTCATGCT ATGAAGTCGTTAATGGATGAACTTCAGCATATTTGTAACGATCTAAAGGATAAGAACGAGATTgctattataacaaaatatggAAACATTGCAAAACGTCTTACGGCTATAATTACGT TGTTTCATGTGGGCAACATAAGTACTATTTCGTTACTAACGGTTTCACTGTATCTTCTTGATGCTGTATTGCTCGTAGAGAAGTCTGAATTACGtcgcattttccaaagagctATACCTAAATTCTTCATTGGCCgtgaaaaatatacgtattcggtatttctgtattatttgGGAGCTGCTTGTATAGGAGGTACTGTATTGCTAGGAACGGGAATGATGATTGTAACATACTGCAAACATGCCTGTGGAATATTTAGAATCGCCag AAATGATCCTGTTGCAGG TTACCGTATCGAGAAAGCAATGATGgtaaatatggaaaatattagcCTGGAAAATGAGATTATAATTCGTAAGGAAATAATTCTTGCCGTAGATATTCATCGCAAAGCTGTCCA gttctctacgcttttGTTCTCCACCTTTaatggattaatattttttttgataataattaatgtgatTTGTTTGAGCTTTAATCTTTATAGA ATATCTGAAACCATGTCACGAGAGGACGATATCGAACAATGTTGTATTCATTTTGTAATTACGTTTGCAATTTTTGCATTCTTGTTTATAGCTAATTATACCGGACAAGAAATTACCGATTACAATAATCACGTATTTTTTACCGC ATACAATGGTCGGTGGTACGTAACACCTGTGCACGTACAAAGGTTGATACTATTTCTTTTGCAAAATGGCAGCAAAACTTTTCGCGTGTCTTTTGGTGGAGTGTTGTCACTTTCCATCGAACTTTTCGCCACG TTAACAAAGGCATCGTTATCCTACTTCACCGTTGTATATTCTATCTATGCAACAGTGATGTAA
- the LOC139820738 gene encoding uncharacterized protein isoform X3, whose product MKKCCANILFTGSIKHQLNFPRRCIDRLLNHPFFFRAKTSNCECSNFTKKNIIFSIFERVEYATFLRRFRGQTRTVSRRVMISIKTQHFRFNRILLLLIGLWPYERTRLVQFQITLFFGVVISSVIYQFAPLVFIKCTPDLVIDVLSIALFSDSIFSTNKALHMKSLMDELQHICNDLKDKNEIAIITKYGNIAKRLTAIITLFHVGNISTISLLTVSLYLLDAVLLVEKSELRRIFQRAIPKFFIGREKYTYSVFLYYLGAACIGGTVLLGTGMMIVTYCKHACGIFRIARNDPVAGYRIEKAMMVNMENISLENEIIIRKEIILAVDIHRKAVQFSTLLFSTFNGLIFFLIIINVICLSFNLYRISETMSREDDIEQCCIHFVITFAIFAFLFIANYTGQEITDYNNHVFFTAYNGRWYVTPVHVQRLILFLLQNGSKTFRVSFGGVLSLSIELFATLTKASLSYFTVVYSIYATVM is encoded by the exons ATGAAGAAGTGTTGTGCAAATATTCTCTTTACGGGAAGTATAAAGCATCAGTTGAATTTCCCTCGACGTTGTATCGATCGGTTGCTTAATCACCCGTTTTTTTTCCGTGCAAAAACATCAAACTGCGAGTGTTCCAACTTTACG aaaaaaaacataatattctCGATATTCGAGAGAGTGGAATATGCGACGTTTCTTCGACGTTTTCGCGGTCAAACGCGTACTGTTTCTCGCAGAGTGATGATCTCCATCAAGACTCAGCATTTTAGATTCAATCGGATTCTTCTGCTCTTAATTGGCTTATGGCCTTATGAACGAACAAGACTCGTTCAATTTCAGATAACTTTGTTTTTTGGTGTCGTCATTAGCAGTGTTATATACCAG tTCGCACCACttgtgtttataaaatgcacTCCAGATCTTGTTATCGATGTTCTCTCTATCGCATTGTTTTCTG ATTCAATATTCTCGACAAATAAAGCTTTACac ATGAAGTCGTTAATGGATGAACTTCAGCATATTTGTAACGATCTAAAGGATAAGAACGAGATTgctattataacaaaatatggAAACATTGCAAAACGTCTTACGGCTATAATTACGT TGTTTCATGTGGGCAACATAAGTACTATTTCGTTACTAACGGTTTCACTGTATCTTCTTGATGCTGTATTGCTCGTAGAGAAGTCTGAATTACGtcgcattttccaaagagctATACCTAAATTCTTCATTGGCCgtgaaaaatatacgtattcggtatttctgtattatttgGGAGCTGCTTGTATAGGAGGTACTGTATTGCTAGGAACGGGAATGATGATTGTAACATACTGCAAACATGCCTGTGGAATATTTAGAATCGCCag AAATGATCCTGTTGCAGG TTACCGTATCGAGAAAGCAATGATGgtaaatatggaaaatattagcCTGGAAAATGAGATTATAATTCGTAAGGAAATAATTCTTGCCGTAGATATTCATCGCAAAGCTGTCCA gttctctacgcttttGTTCTCCACCTTTaatggattaatattttttttgataataattaatgtgatTTGTTTGAGCTTTAATCTTTATAGA ATATCTGAAACCATGTCACGAGAGGACGATATCGAACAATGTTGTATTCATTTTGTAATTACGTTTGCAATTTTTGCATTCTTGTTTATAGCTAATTATACCGGACAAGAAATTACCGATTACAATAATCACGTATTTTTTACCGC ATACAATGGTCGGTGGTACGTAACACCTGTGCACGTACAAAGGTTGATACTATTTCTTTTGCAAAATGGCAGCAAAACTTTTCGCGTGTCTTTTGGTGGAGTGTTGTCACTTTCCATCGAACTTTTCGCCACG TTAACAAAGGCATCGTTATCCTACTTCACCGTTGTATATTCTATCTATGCAACAGTGATGTAA